The Poriferisphaera corsica DNA segment ACAAGCAAATCTCAAAGACGCAGTCCGTTACGCTGCGTCTTTTTTTATAGACATTCACTTGCGAGATTATGACGTGCTGCACAGAAATACAGATCAGCAACATACCTCAATGCAATATTTGCACGGATCGTTAAAATAACGATCAACCTAAGTACTTGACGATTAGCTAGTAACATTAAGATTTGGATAAGACATGATGAAATGCATCATTCATATTGACGGTGGGGCGAGAGGAAACCCGGGCCCGGCCGCGGCAGGCGTAACGATCAAACAAGCAGGCACAGGCAAGATCGTCCATGAGGCGGGTTATTATCTGGGGCACATGACCAATAACTCGGCTGAGTACAACGGGTTACTGCATGCACTGGAAGCTGCGAAGGGGTTGAAGGCTGACGAACTTCTCATTCATAGCGATTCTCAGTTGATGGTGCGCCAAATCAATGGGGAATACAAGGTTAAGAGTCCTGATCTCAAGCCTCTGTATACCAAAGCATTACGATTGATCGGCGGATTTAAAAAAGTAGATCTGGTGCATGTGCGGCGTGAGAAAAATAAACGTGCGGACGAGCTTGCCAATCTTTCGATGGATGCGGAGACGGATGTTTTTTTTACGGACGAGGGAGGGGAGGAGTCAGGCAGATCATCCGAAAACTCTTCGGTTAAATCAAGTGG contains these protein-coding regions:
- a CDS encoding ribonuclease HI family protein — encoded protein: MMKCIIHIDGGARGNPGPAAAGVTIKQAGTGKIVHEAGYYLGHMTNNSAEYNGLLHALEAAKGLKADELLIHSDSQLMVRQINGEYKVKSPDLKPLYTKALRLIGGFKKVDLVHVRREKNKRADELANLSMDAETDVFFTDEGGEESGRSSENSSVKSSGAGEGLFDNPTTESTTQAQGGDGFSVKLTTGDCQNGCGKGRTFVFGEKTPGGCCVHAAAAALGANPMKWDRNQTGEDMICNQCWQTIEVRKR